One window of Tachysurus vachellii isolate PV-2020 chromosome 21, HZAU_Pvac_v1, whole genome shotgun sequence genomic DNA carries:
- the LOC132864028 gene encoding uncharacterized protein LOC132864028 isoform X1 yields the protein MSTREDSIACAPACQGFLKKRKDKMRLRWVTYWFELYNSTLFFYNKEHGSSSDLRGKYYLTEVESVREMMRTKKQNYSFEITMKNGKRKVLAAETADLRQLWMCQLLQAMNHRVCNTTKPNTNSGTTPNSKYRTTSSPCSVFSNAQPEASHTLVMRHHFAEPVSYLWSPSVHSAAVIPTACSQNYIDVDVSYAASSQCTEHEVMQKAELEDDYDVLPPCKPLHTEEPIYDTPRSNRLVSEAEYETIENIYDVPKYAFRKMSANEASCAKELPEISGLLHEMMICLGGNSADLFRVTAPGTICHP from the exons ATGTCTACTAGAGAGGATTCGATAGCGTGTGCACCGGCATGCCAGGGGTTTCTGAAGAAGAGGAAAGATAAGATG AGGCTCAGGTGGGTTACTTACTGGTTCGAGCTTTACAACTCAACCCTTTTCTTCTACAATAAAGAACATGGAAGCTCT TCTGACCTCAGAGGAAAGTATTACCTTACTGAG GTCGAGTCTGTGCGTGAGATGATGCggactaaaaaacaaaactatagTTTTGAGATCACTATGAAAAATGGGAAGAGGAAAGTCTTG GCTGCAGAAACAGCAGATCTCAGACAGCTGTGGATGTGCCAGCTTTTGCAGGCGATGAACCATCGTGTGTGTAACACCACCAAGCCAAACACTAACAG TGGGACTACACCAAATTCCAAGTACAGAACTACATCCAGCCCCTgcagtgtgttcagtaatgcTCAGCCAGAGGCGAGTCATACTCTGGTCATGAGGCATCACTTTGCTGAGCCTGTTTCCTATCTATGGTCTCCCAGTGTGCACTCTGCTGCTGTAATACCAACTGCATGCTCACAGAATTACATTGATGTTG ACGTGTCATACGCTGCCAGCAGTCAGTGCACAGAGCATGAAGTCATGCAGAAGGCTGAACTCGAGGACGATTACGATGTCCTGCCACCTTGCAAAC CCCTACATACTGAGGAACCCATTTATGATACACCTCGATCAAACCGGCTTGTCAGTGAGGCAGAATACG AAACGATTGAAAACATCTATGATGTCCCAAAGTATGCCTTTAGGAAAATGTCAGCGAATG AAGCCTCCTGTGCTAAAGAACTTCCTGAGATCTCAGGTCTCCTCCATGAAATGATGATATGTTTAGGAGGAAACTCTGCAGATTTATTTAGAGTGACGGCTCCAGGAACCATCTGTCATCCTTAA
- the LOC132864028 gene encoding uncharacterized protein LOC132864028 isoform X2 — protein sequence MSTREDSIACAPACQGFLKKRKDKMRLRWVTYWFELYNSTLFFYNKEHGSSAAETADLRQLWMCQLLQAMNHRVCNTTKPNTNSGTTPNSKYRTTSSPCSVFSNAQPEASHTLVMRHHFAEPVSYLWSPSVHSAAVIPTACSQNYIDVDVSYAASSQCTEHEVMQKAELEDDYDVLPPCKPLHTEEPIYDTPRSNRLVSEAEYETIENIYDVPKYAFRKMSANEASCAKELPEISGLLHEMMICLGGNSADLFRVTAPGTICHP from the exons ATGTCTACTAGAGAGGATTCGATAGCGTGTGCACCGGCATGCCAGGGGTTTCTGAAGAAGAGGAAAGATAAGATG AGGCTCAGGTGGGTTACTTACTGGTTCGAGCTTTACAACTCAACCCTTTTCTTCTACAATAAAGAACATGGAAGCTCT GCTGCAGAAACAGCAGATCTCAGACAGCTGTGGATGTGCCAGCTTTTGCAGGCGATGAACCATCGTGTGTGTAACACCACCAAGCCAAACACTAACAG TGGGACTACACCAAATTCCAAGTACAGAACTACATCCAGCCCCTgcagtgtgttcagtaatgcTCAGCCAGAGGCGAGTCATACTCTGGTCATGAGGCATCACTTTGCTGAGCCTGTTTCCTATCTATGGTCTCCCAGTGTGCACTCTGCTGCTGTAATACCAACTGCATGCTCACAGAATTACATTGATGTTG ACGTGTCATACGCTGCCAGCAGTCAGTGCACAGAGCATGAAGTCATGCAGAAGGCTGAACTCGAGGACGATTACGATGTCCTGCCACCTTGCAAAC CCCTACATACTGAGGAACCCATTTATGATACACCTCGATCAAACCGGCTTGTCAGTGAGGCAGAATACG AAACGATTGAAAACATCTATGATGTCCCAAAGTATGCCTTTAGGAAAATGTCAGCGAATG AAGCCTCCTGTGCTAAAGAACTTCCTGAGATCTCAGGTCTCCTCCATGAAATGATGATATGTTTAGGAGGAAACTCTGCAGATTTATTTAGAGTGACGGCTCCAGGAACCATCTGTCATCCTTAA
- the cdca8 gene encoding borealin isoform X2, with protein sequence MAPRKRTTNAKNKKNPKMPKLEAFLLDFDDEVNTIYKRLNERTNNLLKDADNLYNMTLIKLPMAVRQMNWIQYCGSEKPQTAVDESKQKEEASQVELTITQDHTIPPKSAKKASKNSVNSEDEENVVPKSTTRKGRQKKAPSTTKKARALSVSKQNGTIRKSTRKPMVTPARGFLDSSIMGPTPLVTPRFDSRLPKTPAVRVPRHREKVYSISVNGSPITGGSDDIVINVPLGNGECIQLLASEMDSVDLRQLDDTAIHSIRQLQNRLTALCGTSE encoded by the exons ATGGCGCCTCGAAAAAGAACCACTAATGCTAAGAACAAAAAGAACCCAAAGATGCCCAAACTGGAGGCTTTTCTGCTGGATTTTGATGATGAAG TAAATACAATTTATAAGAGGTTGAATGAAAGGACCAACAACCTTCTAAAGGATGCAGACAACCTGTACAACATGACCCTGATCAAGCTTCCCATGGCAGTTCGACAGATGAACTGGATTCAGTATTGTG GTTCTGAAAAGCCACAAACAGCAGTGGATGAATCAAAG caaaaagaggAAGCTTCACAGGTGGAGCTCACCATCACTCAGGATCATACAATTCCACCGAAATCTGCCAAAAAAG CTTCGAAGAACAGTGTAAATTCTGAGGATGAAGAGAATGTCGTGCCCAAGTCTACCACTAGAAAG ggaagacaaaagaaagcACCATCAACTACCAAGAAAGCCAGAGCTCTCTCTGTGAGCAAGCAGAATGGCACTATTAGAAA ATCCACCAGAAAGCCCATGGTTACCCCAGCCAGAGGTTTCTTGGATTCTTCAATCATGGGCCCAACTCCACTCGTCACACCCCGTTTTGACTCCAG GTTGCCCAAGACCCCAGCAGTACGAGTTCCTCGTCACAGAGAGAAGGTGTACAGTATCTCTGTGAACGGATCTCCCATCACTGGAGGCTCAGACGATATCGTCATCAACGTCCCTCTGGGCAACGGAGAG TGCATTCAGCTTCTGGCCAGCGAGATGGATTCAGTTGATCTGCGGCAGCTGGATGATACGGCTATCCACAGCATCAGGCAGCTACAG AACCGACTCACAGCTCTCTGTGGAACCTCAGAGTGA
- the cdca8 gene encoding borealin isoform X1, which produces MTLSDKQTNKNRNKMAPRKRTTNAKNKKNPKMPKLEAFLLDFDDEVNTIYKRLNERTNNLLKDADNLYNMTLIKLPMAVRQMNWIQYCGSEKPQTAVDESKQKEEASQVELTITQDHTIPPKSAKKASKNSVNSEDEENVVPKSTTRKGRQKKAPSTTKKARALSVSKQNGTIRKSTRKPMVTPARGFLDSSIMGPTPLVTPRFDSRLPKTPAVRVPRHREKVYSISVNGSPITGGSDDIVINVPLGNGECIQLLASEMDSVDLRQLDDTAIHSIRQLQNRLTALCGTSE; this is translated from the exons ATGACACtttcagacaaacaaacaaacaaaaacag AAACAAAATGGCGCCTCGAAAAAGAACCACTAATGCTAAGAACAAAAAGAACCCAAAGATGCCCAAACTGGAGGCTTTTCTGCTGGATTTTGATGATGAAG TAAATACAATTTATAAGAGGTTGAATGAAAGGACCAACAACCTTCTAAAGGATGCAGACAACCTGTACAACATGACCCTGATCAAGCTTCCCATGGCAGTTCGACAGATGAACTGGATTCAGTATTGTG GTTCTGAAAAGCCACAAACAGCAGTGGATGAATCAAAG caaaaagaggAAGCTTCACAGGTGGAGCTCACCATCACTCAGGATCATACAATTCCACCGAAATCTGCCAAAAAAG CTTCGAAGAACAGTGTAAATTCTGAGGATGAAGAGAATGTCGTGCCCAAGTCTACCACTAGAAAG ggaagacaaaagaaagcACCATCAACTACCAAGAAAGCCAGAGCTCTCTCTGTGAGCAAGCAGAATGGCACTATTAGAAA ATCCACCAGAAAGCCCATGGTTACCCCAGCCAGAGGTTTCTTGGATTCTTCAATCATGGGCCCAACTCCACTCGTCACACCCCGTTTTGACTCCAG GTTGCCCAAGACCCCAGCAGTACGAGTTCCTCGTCACAGAGAGAAGGTGTACAGTATCTCTGTGAACGGATCTCCCATCACTGGAGGCTCAGACGATATCGTCATCAACGTCCCTCTGGGCAACGGAGAG TGCATTCAGCTTCTGGCCAGCGAGATGGATTCAGTTGATCTGCGGCAGCTGGATGATACGGCTATCCACAGCATCAGGCAGCTACAG AACCGACTCACAGCTCTCTGTGGAACCTCAGAGTGA
- the airim gene encoding AFG2-interacting ribosome maturation factor — protein MMFVLDCVMSQPAVLQLHQEVRKCFESVKVNQAVWKEVLEECTPLMSSLGNLIEQLRALKNVEIANTPLSAFPNLPERLQYKLLNAVDTVLRELSTKVDALGSVKDSVCKQVSAVFRIYEHNSDVLPIRTCVARSALSPSIADMLEWLQDAERFYRIQYIQRRNLLQELKPGDLALIETVQKKWTSLYSHKGEEQISDALFQVSFFVDSE, from the exons ATGATGTTCGTTTTGGATTG TGTCATGTCTCAGCCAGCAGTATTACAGCTGCACCAAGAAGTTAGAAAATGCTTTGAGAGTGTTAAGGTGAATCAGGCTGTTTGGAAGGAGGTGCTTGAAGAATGTACACCTTTAATGAGTTCCTTGGGGAACCTGATAGAACAGCTGAGGGCGCTGAAGAACGTTGAAATAGCAAATACACCTCTCAGTGCTTTTCCAAACCTCCCAGAGCGCCTACAGTACAAACTCCTGAATGCTGTAGATACAGTCCTGAGGGAATTAAGTACGAAAGT GGATGCTCTCGGCTCAGTAAAAGATTCAGTCTGTAAGCAGGTGTCTGCAGTTTTCAGGATTTATGAACACAACTCAGACGTCCTTCCTATCAGAACATGTGTGGCAAGATCTGCTCTGTCACCATCGATCGCTGACATGCTGGAGTGGCTGCAGGATGCGGAACGATTTTATCGGATCCA ATACATTCAAAGGAGGAACCTGCTCCAGGAGCTGAAGCCTGGCGATCTTGCTCTTATAGAGACAGTACAGAAGAAATGGACATCTTTATATTCACATAAAGGAGAGGAACAAATTTCAG aTGCACTCTTTCAAGTGTCCTTCTTCGTAGACTCTGAGTAA
- the cldn35 gene encoding claudin-4 encodes MVNTGMQLISFTCAVTGWVMAIAVTALPQWKVTAFIGPNILTSEIVWQGIWMNCIYQTTGHMQCKTYDSLLALPPDIQAARALMCVAIFLGWLSCTVSCCGMKCTTCAGDDRHAKAGIALSGGVLFILTGLCVLIPVSWTANTVVQDFYNPNVPIQKKRELGQAIYLGWAAAVILIISGIVLSSTCSYIENGHYRRGYMGRSFANSRPSPLDPPKPITTNSVPLKEYV; translated from the coding sequence ATGGTGAATACAGGTATGCAGCTGATCAGCTTCACCTGCGCTGTTACTGGCTGGGTGATGGCTATCGCAGTGACCGCACTGCCCCAGTGGAAGGTTACAGCTTTCATTGGGCCCAACATCCTGACCTCGGAGatcgtgtggcagggcatctgGATGAACTGCATCTACCAGACCACTGGGCACATGCAATGCAAGACTTATGACTCCTTGCTAGCGCTTCCGCCAGACATCCAGGCAGCCCGTGCCCTCATGTGCGTGGCCATCTTCCTGGGCTGGCTGTCCTGCACGGTGTCCTGTTGTGGAATGAAGTGCACCACTTGCGCCGGGGATGATCGCCATGCCAAGGCTGGCATAGCGCTGTCCGGCGGGGTGCTCTTCATCCTAACAGGCCTGTGTGTACTCATCCCCGTGTCCTGGACAGCCAACACAGTGGTGCAGGACTTCTATAACCCCAACGTTCCTATCCAGAAGAAGCGTGAGCTGGGCCAAGCCATCTATCTGGGCTGGGCAGCCGCAGTCATTCTCATCATCAGCGGCATCGTGCTGAGCTCCACCTGCTCCTACATCGAGAACGGACACTACAGACGTGGCTACATGGGCCGCAGCTTTGCTAATTCTAGGCCGTCCCCGCTGGATCCCCCAAAACCCATCACCACCAACAGTGTGCCCCTTAAGGAGTATGTCTAA